The genomic segment TAACTTACTCACGTTCGATAATAAAAAACAAAAACGTGTGTTTTATTTTGTATTATCCTCACTTAATCGCTTTGACTGTCGTCCAAGTTAGGCGGCGTCTCGGAATAAAAAATAAATGATTTATTTTGTTCTTCACTCAACTTGCACTAACTTTGCAGGCAGAAAATAAATGACAGAAGAATATGGAGCAGAAAAAGTATAAGCGGACGACAGTCACATCGGCATTGCCTTATGCCAATGGGGGTATTCATATCGGACATCTGGCGGGTGTTTATGTGCCTGCAGATATTTATGTGCGTTACCTGCGTTTGAAAAAAGAGGAGGTGATGTTCGTCGGTGGTTCTGACGAACATGGTGTGCCTATCACCATCCGTGCCCGAAAGGAAGGGGTCACGCCTCAGGATATCGTTGACCGCTATCATCAGCTTATTAAGGATTCGTTTGAGGAATTTGGCATTTCGTTTGATGTTTATAGTCGGACGACGAGTAAGACGCATCATGAGATGGCGTCGGCTTTCTTTCGCAAGCTTTATGACGAGGGGAAGTTGACGGAGGAAACGACGGAGCAGTATTATGACGAGGAGGCTCATCAGTTTCTGGCTGACCGTTATATCACGGGTGAATGTCCGCATTGTCATAACACGGGGGCTTATGGCGACCAGTGTGAGAAATGTGGTCGCGACCTCTCGCCAACGGAACTGATTAATCCGAAATCGACCATCAGCGGTTCGGTGCCTGTCATGAAGGGGACGAAGAACTGGTATCTGCCGCTCAATGAATATCAGGAGTGGCTGAAGGGGTGGATTCTCGACGGGCATAAAGAGTGGCGTTCGAATGTCTATGGGCAGTGTAAGTCGTGGCTTGATATGGATCTTCAGCCTCGGGCGATGACCCGCGATTTGAACTGGGGCATTCCCGTGCCGGTTGAAGGGGCTGAGGGAAAGGTGCTCTACGTGTGGTTTGACGCACCTATCGGCTATGTATCCAATACGAAAGAACTGTGTGAAAGCAATCCCGCGCGTTGGGGCGATTGGCAGAAATGGTGGCAGGATGAGGATACGCGGCTCGTTCACTTCATCGGTAAGGACAATATCGTGTTCCACTGCATTATCTTCCCCGTGATGATGAAGGCGCATGGTAGCTATATCATGCCCGACAATGTGCCTGCCAATGAGTTCCTCAATCTGGAGAACGACAAGATTTCCACCTCGCGCAACTGGGCAATCTGGCTGCACGAATATCTCCGCGACTTCCCGGGAAAGCAGGATGTGTTGCGCTATGTGCTCACTGCGAATGCGCCGGAGACGAAGGACAATAATTTTACGTGGCGCGATTTTCAGGATCGTAACAACAACGAACTAGTGGCGGTATATGGCAACTTTGTCAACCGTGCGCTGCAACTCACTAAGAAATATTGGGATGGCGTGGTGCCGGCATGTGGCGAACTGACCGATGTGGACCGCCATGCGATAGAGGAGTTTAAAGATGTCAAGGCGAAGGTGGAGAACCTTCTTGATGCGTTTAAGTTCCGCGATGCACAGTTTGAGGCGATGAACCTGGCGCGTATTGGTAATCGCTATATTACGGAATGTGAGCCGTGGAAAGTGTGGAAGACTGACCCGAAGCGTGTCGAGACGATTCTTTACATCTCGTTGCAGCTGGTTGCCAATCTGGCTATCGCTTTCGAGCCGTTCCTGCCGTTCTCTTCGAAAAAGCTGCGCGAACTGATCAATATGGCAGATTTTGACTGGAGCCAGCTCGGACAGACTGATTTGCTCCCCGCCGGACACCAGCTGGCAGAGCCCGCTTTGTTGTTTGAGAAGATTGAAGATGAAACCATTGAGGCGCAGCTCAAGCGCCTTGACGACATTCGCAAAGCCAATGGGGCAGCCAACTATCAGGCGGCACCCATCAAGGAAACCATCGCATTCGAGGACTTCGAGAAGCTGGATATCCGTGTCGGGCACGTCAAAGCATGCGAGAAGGTCAAGAAAGCCAACAAACTGTTGAGGTTCACACTCGATGACGGCAGTGGCACCGACCGCACCATCGTCAGCGGCATAGCCAAATATTACGAGCCGGAAGAGTTGGTAGGCAAAGACATCCTTTTCATAGCCAACCTTGCTCCCCGCCAGCTGATGGGCATTGAGAGCCAGGGCATGATTCTCTCTGCCGAAGACTGCGACGGAAGTCTCAGCGTTACCACTCTGCTGAAGGGTGTAAAACCCGGTTCGCAAGTGGGATAGACATTATTATTGCAATATAAAAGGGGCACCTCCAACTTTCGGAGGTGCCCCTTTATTTTGTTGTTTCGTTCCGTAAACATTATTCCCTAGTCGGTCTGAGGCTGCTTAGGGTTAGTTTCGTTGTCTTTTCACTCGCAGTTTGAGTCGTTCGATGGCTTTGTCGAGCGATTCTGTGGGTTCGATGATGTTGTCTGCTCCCCAGAAGTTGGGGTCGTTGAAGTATTCCACTTTGTCGTAGAGTTTGTCTCTCCGGCTGAACGAGTCGCGTCCCCGAATGGGTCGTATGGCTTCCTCCTGCCGGTCGGTGACGACAAATTCGCTGATGACGGTGAAGGGCGACGAGAAGAGTTTCCGCTTCCAGTCGCAGTTGAATCGCATCACGTTGCGGATGTAGCTCAGGTGGGTCTCGTCTTGCTCGGTGCGATAGTCGATGACGAAACTGAGTTCCCGTGGTCGGAAGCGGAGTGAGAGGGGTTTATGGACAAGCATGGAGGTGGTGGCACGTCCGGGATGGCTCATGTCCAACTCCATCTCCACACGGGTGAAGGCGAGTGTCTGCTGGTCGATGTAGAGCGTTGCGAAAAACAGGGCGTAGATGCGTTGTATGTGTGGTGTCATCTTGACGACATATTGCATTCTGTCGCCGAGCATGACGGGGTTGTCCAATTCGAAATGATAGTTGGGCATATCGTCTTCATAGAAGAGCATCTCGTTGTTTTTCAGCACGTCGGCAATGACGGGCATCGTGGGACCACCCATCAGTTTCACGCCCAGCGTGTCGGCGGGCTTCATGTTCAGCAGCCGTCTGCCTCGCGTGATGGCAACGGCATCCTGATTGGTGTTTTGCATGGTGTAGGGCGTCTTGTAAACATCAACCACTGCCTCGCTGATTGAGATGAACTGTCGCCGTTTCTGCACGGTTTCGCGGTAGAAACCTTTGTAGAGCAGGGGCACTGTGCTGTAGTTTCCAGGCACTTTCTGGAGCGCCTTTCTTACGATATCCTCCGCTGATAGCGGCGTGACTGTGATTTCGTTGAGGCGGATGCTGTTCGGCTGCAGGTTGATTTCTATCCGCTGCTGCTCGGTGTTGCTGAGCGCGATGCGTCTGGTCCTATATCCCAGCATGGATGCTTTGAGTTGGTCGGGGCGACGGTTCAGTTTGATGGTGAACAGTCCCTGTTCGTTGGTCACGGTTCCTGTACCGCCGATGGTCACACTGACGTGCGACAGCGCTTTCCCGTTCGTCTGGTCCTTCACAACGCCACTGACCACATACAGCTGTTGTGCCTGCATCACCGTGAAGGCGGCAGTCATGATGAGGAATATAACAAATCTTTTCATAGGCATCTCGGTTGGTTCATGTGATAAGGCAAAGATAGCACAAAAAAATGAAATTCCCAATTATTTGTCACTGTTTTTTACTTCGTTGGGGTGAGGATGATGAAAAAGCGGGGCAGACTTCCTGGAAAATCTGCCCCGCTTTCTTTTATGGCTGCCGATCGTTAAGGCTTGATGTAGCTTTTCAGCGCTTCAACGTATGCTTCGAAAGCCCGCAGCCCCTGTCGTGTGAGACGGCAGGTGGTACGCGGTTTCTTGCCGTTGAACGATTTCTCTACCTCAATATATCCTGCTTGCGACAGCTTGTCTAACTGCACGCTGAGGTTGCCGGCGGTTGCTCCTGTCTGTTCTTTGATATAGACGAAGTCTGCCTCCTCAACATTGATGAGCAGAGAGACGACTGCCAGTCGAAGCTCGCTGTGGAGTAGAGGGTCTAATGCTGGGAACAACATGCTGCGTCCTCCTTATTTTTGATTCTGAAAATGAACGATAAGACCAGGAATGACAAGTCCGATGAAAGCTACGCCAGCCATTATATACATCTGCTCGACCCAAGGATAATGCATGGCCAAAAAGTAGCCGCCAACACCTGCGATAATGCCGCAAATCAGGAAAACACGGCTTTTCAGCACGAAGCCTGTGATTGTGGAGCCAAAGCCGTAACACAAACAAATGACGCTCGTGATGTTGATATAGACCTGCTTGTCGGGAACAACCCATTCGG from the Prevotella sp. Rep29 genome contains:
- the metG gene encoding methionine--tRNA ligase; translation: MEQKKYKRTTVTSALPYANGGIHIGHLAGVYVPADIYVRYLRLKKEEVMFVGGSDEHGVPITIRARKEGVTPQDIVDRYHQLIKDSFEEFGISFDVYSRTTSKTHHEMASAFFRKLYDEGKLTEETTEQYYDEEAHQFLADRYITGECPHCHNTGAYGDQCEKCGRDLSPTELINPKSTISGSVPVMKGTKNWYLPLNEYQEWLKGWILDGHKEWRSNVYGQCKSWLDMDLQPRAMTRDLNWGIPVPVEGAEGKVLYVWFDAPIGYVSNTKELCESNPARWGDWQKWWQDEDTRLVHFIGKDNIVFHCIIFPVMMKAHGSYIMPDNVPANEFLNLENDKISTSRNWAIWLHEYLRDFPGKQDVLRYVLTANAPETKDNNFTWRDFQDRNNNELVAVYGNFVNRALQLTKKYWDGVVPACGELTDVDRHAIEEFKDVKAKVENLLDAFKFRDAQFEAMNLARIGNRYITECEPWKVWKTDPKRVETILYISLQLVANLAIAFEPFLPFSSKKLRELINMADFDWSQLGQTDLLPAGHQLAEPALLFEKIEDETIEAQLKRLDDIRKANGAANYQAAPIKETIAFEDFEKLDIRVGHVKACEKVKKANKLLRFTLDDGSGTDRTIVSGIAKYYEPEELVGKDILFIANLAPRQLMGIESQGMILSAEDCDGSLSVTTLLKGVKPGSQVG
- a CDS encoding carboxypeptidase-like regulatory domain-containing protein, with protein sequence MKRFVIFLIMTAAFTVMQAQQLYVVSGVVKDQTNGKALSHVSVTIGGTGTVTNEQGLFTIKLNRRPDQLKASMLGYRTRRIALSNTEQQRIEINLQPNSIRLNEITVTPLSAEDIVRKALQKVPGNYSTVPLLYKGFYRETVQKRRQFISISEAVVDVYKTPYTMQNTNQDAVAITRGRRLLNMKPADTLGVKLMGGPTMPVIADVLKNNEMLFYEDDMPNYHFELDNPVMLGDRMQYVVKMTPHIQRIYALFFATLYIDQQTLAFTRVEMELDMSHPGRATTSMLVHKPLSLRFRPRELSFVIDYRTEQDETHLSYIRNVMRFNCDWKRKLFSSPFTVISEFVVTDRQEEAIRPIRGRDSFSRRDKLYDKVEYFNDPNFWGADNIIEPTESLDKAIERLKLRVKRQRN
- a CDS encoding transcriptional regulator, whose amino-acid sequence is MFPALDPLLHSELRLAVVSLLINVEEADFVYIKEQTGATAGNLSVQLDKLSQAGYIEVEKSFNGKKPRTTCRLTRQGLRAFEAYVEALKSYIKP